A single genomic interval of Nitrosomonadales bacterium harbors:
- a CDS encoding response regulator transcription factor: MNNIVELALRVFIVDDEPPARNRLRDLLQDCSEQLALEVVGEAGNGQEALDKLMEVTADVVLLDIRMPQMDGIELAQHLNKLPRPPVIVFTTAYDAYAIKAFELHAIDYLLKPIRLGRLFDALTRAREAVPVQTEVLRELLPEPRKCLSIHERGKIHLVPVEQVLYLRAELKYVTVRTADHEYLLEESLSALEKEFATRFVRIHRNCLVAKEEIEGFEKGGEEGESSGWMVKLKGLDELLAISRRQQHIVREFS; this comes from the coding sequence ATGAACAACATCGTTGAACTGGCGTTGCGCGTCTTCATCGTGGACGACGAACCGCCCGCGCGCAACCGGCTGCGCGACCTGCTGCAGGATTGCAGCGAGCAGCTCGCGCTGGAAGTGGTCGGCGAGGCGGGCAACGGCCAGGAAGCGCTGGACAAACTGATGGAGGTGACGGCCGACGTGGTGCTGCTGGACATCCGTATGCCGCAGATGGACGGCATCGAACTCGCGCAACACCTCAATAAATTGCCCAGGCCGCCGGTGATCGTCTTTACCACCGCTTACGACGCCTACGCGATCAAGGCATTCGAACTGCACGCCATCGACTACCTGCTCAAGCCGATCCGCCTCGGCAGGTTGTTCGATGCGCTCACCCGCGCGCGCGAAGCCGTCCCGGTGCAGACCGAAGTGCTGCGCGAACTGCTGCCCGAGCCGCGCAAATGTCTTTCCATCCACGAGCGCGGCAAGATCCACCTGGTACCTGTCGAGCAGGTGCTGTACCTGCGCGCCGAGCTGAAATACGTCACGGTGCGAACCGCCGATCACGAATACCTGCTCGAGGAATCGCTCAGCGCGCTGGAGAAGGAATTCGCCACGCGCTTTGTGCGCATCCACCGCAACTGCCTGGTCGCGAAAGAGGAGATCGAAGGTTTTGAAAAAGGCGGCGAAGAGGGCGAAAGCAGCGGCTGGATGGTGAAGCTCAAAGGGCTGGACGAACTGCTGGCGATCAGCCGCAGGCAGCAGCATATCGTCAGGGAATTCAGTTGA
- a CDS encoding histidine kinase: protein MPDALPNFRNLGVTLRILLIVNGLALVQSVLLAHAWADVPLHMMQIAALLTPVLFASLLLLWAVQPWLDRLAYWRGVLAVNVAVVVLTLTVYYAGGELYRPPETADYRYFDAVRYALLGVAVCGILLAYFNLRARFLSRALHEARLQVLRARIRPHFLFNSINAVLGIVRAQPKQAETALEDMADLFRMAMNETGDLVPLHREIQLSRQYIALEQLRIGDRLRVDWDTKGVPDDALIPPLLLQPLLENAVYHGIERLPQGGSIGVALRLGGDGLRITVENPCPLRETAPHAGSKMALRNIRERLALLFDVEASYQVENGKDFYRVEITLPYRKEETR from the coding sequence ATGCCGGACGCGTTGCCGAACTTCCGCAACCTGGGCGTGACGCTGCGTATCCTGTTGATCGTCAACGGTCTGGCATTGGTGCAGTCGGTATTGCTGGCACATGCGTGGGCGGACGTGCCGCTGCACATGATGCAGATCGCCGCATTGCTCACCCCGGTACTGTTTGCCAGCCTGCTGCTGCTGTGGGCCGTGCAGCCATGGCTGGACAGGCTGGCATACTGGCGCGGCGTGCTGGCGGTGAATGTGGCGGTGGTCGTATTGACGCTGACTGTCTATTACGCGGGCGGGGAATTGTACCGGCCGCCGGAAACGGCCGATTACCGTTACTTCGATGCGGTGCGTTACGCGCTGCTCGGCGTGGCGGTATGCGGCATCCTGCTGGCGTATTTCAACCTGCGTGCCCGCTTCCTGTCGCGCGCGCTGCACGAGGCACGCCTGCAGGTGTTGCGCGCGCGCATCCGGCCGCACTTCCTGTTCAACAGCATCAATGCCGTACTCGGCATCGTGCGCGCCCAGCCCAAACAGGCCGAGACCGCGCTGGAAGACATGGCCGATCTGTTCCGCATGGCGATGAACGAAACCGGTGATCTGGTGCCCCTGCATCGCGAGATACAATTGAGCAGGCAATATATTGCACTGGAACAGTTGCGCATCGGCGATCGCCTGCGGGTGGATTGGGACACGAAGGGCGTACCCGACGATGCCCTGATCCCTCCGCTGTTGTTGCAACCGCTGCTGGAGAATGCCGTGTATCACGGCATCGAGCGGCTACCGCAGGGCGGCAGCATCGGCGTCGCGCTGCGCCTCGGCGGCGACGGATTGCGGATCACGGTGGAGAATCCATGCCCGCTGCGCGAAACCGCCCCGCACGCCGGCAGCAAGATGGCGTTGCGGAACATCCGTGAACGGCTGGCCTTGCTGTTCGACGTCGAGGCCAGCTATCAGGTGGAAAACGGCAAGGATTTCTATCGCGTGGAGATCACACTGCCGTACAGGAAGGAGGAAACAAGATGA
- the argH gene encoding argininosuccinate lyase, which produces MANIQDKDTWSGRFSEPVAELVKRYTASVDFDRKLALFDIQGSLAHARMLAACGIIAGQDLNDILRGLAQIENEIIGGEFVWSLDLEDVHLNIEKRLTTLVGDAGKRLHTGRSRNDQVATDVRLYLRSAIDELLELIKVMQRALLDLAERHTDTIMPGFTHLQVAQPISFAHHLMAYFEMLKRDAERLRDCRKRVNRLPLGAAALAGTSYPIKREMVAELLDFDGVCENSLDAVSDRDFAIEFTACAALIMTHLSRFSEELILWMSPRVGFIDLADRFCTGSSIMPQKKNPDVPELVRGKTGRVNGHLVALLTLMKGQPLAYNKDNQEDKEPLFDTVETLTLTLRIYADMIAGIQVKPEAMRSAALQGYATATDLADYLVKKGLPFRDAHEAVALAVRFAEQKGCDLAEIELAGLQRFSPHIGEDVYQVLSLEGSLASRDHIGGTAPNQVRAAIVRARQSLSE; this is translated from the coding sequence ATGGCGAACATACAAGACAAAGATACCTGGTCGGGCCGATTCTCGGAACCGGTGGCAGAGCTGGTGAAGCGCTACACGGCTTCGGTGGATTTCGACCGCAAGCTTGCCTTGTTCGATATCCAGGGTTCGCTGGCGCACGCGCGCATGCTGGCCGCCTGCGGCATCATCGCGGGACAGGACCTGAACGATATTCTGCGCGGCCTTGCGCAGATCGAGAACGAGATCATCGGCGGCGAGTTCGTCTGGTCGCTGGATCTGGAAGACGTGCACCTCAACATCGAGAAGCGGCTCACCACGCTGGTCGGCGATGCGGGCAAGCGCCTGCATACCGGACGTTCGCGCAACGACCAGGTGGCAACCGATGTGCGACTGTATCTGCGTAGCGCGATCGACGAACTGCTCGAACTGATCAAAGTCATGCAGCGCGCGCTGCTCGACCTCGCCGAACGGCACACTGACACCATCATGCCCGGCTTCACGCATCTGCAGGTCGCGCAACCGATCAGCTTTGCCCATCACCTGATGGCCTATTTCGAGATGCTCAAGCGCGATGCGGAACGTCTGCGCGATTGCCGCAAACGCGTGAACCGTTTGCCGCTGGGCGCTGCTGCGCTTGCCGGCACCAGCTATCCGATCAAACGGGAGATGGTGGCGGAGCTGCTGGATTTCGACGGCGTATGCGAGAACTCGCTGGACGCGGTGTCGGATCGCGATTTCGCCATCGAGTTCACCGCCTGCGCCGCGCTGATCATGACCCACCTGTCGCGCTTCTCAGAGGAGCTGATCCTGTGGATGAGCCCGCGCGTCGGCTTCATCGACCTCGCCGACCGCTTCTGCACCGGTTCGAGCATCATGCCGCAGAAAAAGAACCCGGACGTCCCGGAACTGGTGCGCGGCAAGACCGGGCGGGTGAACGGCCATCTGGTGGCACTGCTGACGCTGATGAAAGGACAGCCGCTGGCCTACAACAAGGACAACCAGGAAGACAAGGAGCCGCTGTTCGACACCGTCGAGACGCTGACGCTGACGCTGCGCATCTACGCCGACATGATCGCCGGCATACAGGTCAAACCGGAAGCCATGCGCAGTGCGGCATTGCAGGGTTATGCGACTGCAACCGATCTGGCGGATTACCTGGTGAAAAAAGGCTTGCCGTTCCGCGATGCCCACGAGGCAGTGGCGCTTGCGGTGCGTTTTGCCGAACAGAAGGGCTGCGACCTTGCCGAGATCGAATTGGCGGGGTTGCAACGATTCTCGCCGCATATCGGCGAGGACGTGTATCAGGTATTGTCGCTGGAAGGTTCACTTGCCAGCCGCGATCACATCGGCGGCACCGCGCCCAACCAGGTCCGCGCCGCAATCGTGCGCGCGCGCCAATCGCTTTCCGAATAG
- the grxD gene encoding Grx4 family monothiol glutaredoxin produces MSTDIQQRIHEQVTTHPVVLYMKGNPKFPQCGFSANAVRILNALGVKDFFSVDVLQDPDIRQGIKDYANWPTIPQLYIRGDFVGGSDIMTEMYQSGELKQLLTD; encoded by the coding sequence ATGAGCACAGATATCCAGCAACGCATACACGAACAGGTCACCACCCATCCGGTGGTGCTCTACATGAAGGGCAACCCGAAATTTCCGCAATGCGGCTTTTCCGCCAACGCGGTACGCATCCTGAACGCGCTGGGGGTGAAGGATTTTTTCAGCGTGGACGTGCTGCAGGACCCGGATATCCGGCAGGGAATCAAGGACTACGCCAACTGGCCGACCATCCCGCAGCTTTATATCAGGGGTGATTTCGTCGGCGGTTCGGACATCATGACCGAGATGTACCAGAGCGGGGAGCTCAAGCAATTGCTGACAGACTAG
- the nhaD gene encoding sodium:proton antiporter NhaD, with protein MERFAAFLFLMLMPIWAHASEGAERLDLTGSWVGIAAALLFFVAYIVVMTEEFTHLRKSKPVMLAAGLIWGLIAWYYQSHDIPHVVEVALRHNLEEYAELMLFLLVAMTFINAMEERHVFEALRSWLIRKGFSFHGLFWVTGLLAFFISPVADNLTTALLMSAVVIAVGGSNKKFVMLSCISIVVAANAGGAFSPFGDITTLMVWQKNVHASNGIVDFWKFFYLFIPSLVNWLVPAAVMHFYVPEGKPEGGGKKIAMKRGARPIIALFLFAIVLAVTFHGWLGLPPVIGMLTGLGLLKFYAYHLRFADRRKKLRNQEEEGIGSPVPFDIYREVARSEWDTLFFFYGVVMCVGALGFIGYLSMLSHLLYGVWGATNANIAIGLISAVVDNIPVMFAVLTMMPDMSMGQWLLVTMTAGVGGSLLSIGSAAGVALMGQARGIYTFFGHLKWTPVIALGYAASIAVHMLINRSLF; from the coding sequence ATGGAACGTTTTGCCGCCTTCTTGTTTTTGATGCTCATGCCAATATGGGCGCACGCCTCCGAGGGTGCGGAGCGTCTTGATCTGACCGGAAGTTGGGTGGGTATCGCGGCGGCATTGCTGTTTTTCGTCGCCTATATCGTCGTCATGACCGAGGAATTCACCCACCTGCGCAAATCCAAGCCGGTGATGTTGGCTGCAGGGCTTATCTGGGGGCTGATCGCGTGGTATTACCAGTCACATGACATTCCGCATGTGGTTGAGGTCGCGCTACGCCACAATCTCGAGGAATATGCCGAGTTGATGCTGTTTTTGCTGGTGGCGATGACATTCATCAATGCGATGGAGGAGCGCCATGTATTCGAGGCGCTTCGGTCATGGCTGATCCGCAAGGGTTTCAGTTTTCATGGCCTGTTCTGGGTCACCGGGTTGCTGGCGTTCTTCATCTCGCCGGTTGCCGACAACCTGACGACCGCTTTATTGATGTCGGCGGTGGTGATTGCCGTCGGCGGAAGCAATAAAAAATTCGTCATGCTCTCCTGTATCAGCATCGTGGTCGCTGCCAATGCCGGCGGGGCTTTCAGCCCGTTCGGCGATATCACCACGCTGATGGTCTGGCAGAAGAATGTGCACGCGAGTAATGGCATTGTGGATTTCTGGAAGTTCTTCTATTTGTTCATTCCGTCACTGGTCAACTGGCTGGTTCCGGCGGCGGTCATGCATTTTTATGTTCCCGAAGGCAAGCCGGAAGGCGGAGGAAAAAAGATCGCCATGAAACGCGGAGCCCGCCCGATCATCGCGCTCTTTTTGTTTGCCATCGTCCTTGCGGTGACCTTTCACGGCTGGCTGGGTCTGCCGCCGGTGATCGGCATGCTGACCGGTCTGGGCCTGCTTAAGTTCTACGCGTATCACCTGAGGTTTGCTGACAGGCGGAAAAAATTGCGCAATCAGGAGGAAGAGGGCATCGGCAGCCCGGTGCCATTCGATATATACCGGGAGGTGGCGCGCTCCGAGTGGGATACGTTGTTCTTCTTCTACGGCGTGGTGATGTGCGTAGGCGCGCTCGGCTTCATCGGTTACCTGAGCATGCTTTCGCATTTGTTGTACGGCGTATGGGGCGCGACCAATGCCAATATCGCCATCGGCCTGATCTCGGCTGTCGTGGACAACATCCCGGTGATGTTCGCGGTACTGACGATGATGCCCGATATGTCGATGGGCCAATGGCTGCTGGTGACGATGACTGCGGGAGTGGGCGGGTCGCTGCTTTCGATCGGATCGGCTGCGGGTGTCGCCCTGATGGGGCAGGCACGCGGAATTTATACCTTTTTCGGCCACCTGAAGTGGACCCCGGTGATTGCGCTCGGTTATGCCGCCAGCATAGCGGTTCATATGCTGATCAATCGCAGTTTGTTTTAA
- a CDS encoding porin, translating into MQKKIIALAIAAMVSAPAFADNSNITIYGIADLSYDFINTGTTAAGVAGVSKRNVSSNVSRLGLKGVEDLGDGLAAVWQIEQQINMDNTGGTFATRNTFLGLKSNSMGTVLLGRHDTPYKISTRKLDVFGDSIADNRGLMGGVTGTSAAAAFDGRQPDVIAYISPALNGFTGAVAYVNLTEANTTAAAAKASAVTMTGMYDAGPFYGALGYEEHKLDTVQVGGKESAWKLGLGYTMDAFTLGFAYEKTSDNLTPVTYANLFGHNAYYLSGKYNIGNDAVKLAYGKAGQLGATANTGANQFSLGYDHGLSKRTKLYAIYSRISNQSGVNYGFSQTTAVTINGAGASPSVVSLGMKHTF; encoded by the coding sequence ATGCAAAAGAAAATCATCGCGCTGGCGATTGCCGCCATGGTTTCTGCACCGGCGTTCGCCGACAACAGCAACATCACGATCTATGGCATCGCCGACCTGTCCTATGACTTCATCAATACCGGCACCACCGCAGCGGGTGTTGCGGGTGTCAGCAAGCGCAATGTGTCGAGCAATGTTTCCCGTCTGGGCCTGAAGGGTGTAGAAGACCTGGGCGATGGTTTGGCGGCAGTCTGGCAGATCGAGCAACAGATCAACATGGACAATACCGGCGGTACTTTCGCCACCCGCAATACCTTCCTGGGGCTGAAGAGCAACAGCATGGGTACCGTGTTGCTGGGTCGCCACGATACGCCCTACAAGATTTCCACCCGCAAGCTGGACGTGTTCGGTGACAGCATCGCTGATAATCGCGGGTTGATGGGCGGTGTGACCGGCACTTCTGCTGCAGCCGCTTTCGATGGACGCCAGCCTGACGTGATTGCCTATATCAGCCCGGCCCTGAATGGTTTCACCGGTGCGGTAGCCTATGTCAATCTGACCGAAGCCAATACCACCGCTGCGGCCGCCAAGGCTAGCGCTGTGACGATGACGGGTATGTACGATGCTGGCCCATTCTATGGCGCGTTGGGCTACGAGGAGCATAAGCTCGACACCGTGCAGGTCGGCGGCAAGGAATCTGCATGGAAGCTGGGACTCGGCTATACGATGGATGCGTTCACGCTTGGTTTTGCCTACGAGAAGACCAGCGACAACCTCACCCCGGTTACCTATGCGAACCTGTTTGGTCACAACGCCTACTACCTGTCCGGCAAGTACAACATCGGCAACGACGCGGTCAAGCTGGCTTATGGCAAGGCTGGCCAGTTGGGGGCGACGGCCAACACCGGCGCGAACCAGTTCAGCTTGGGGTACGACCATGGCCTGAGCAAGCGTACCAAACTGTATGCGATCTATTCGCGTATCAGCAACCAGAGCGGCGTCAACTATGGTTTTTCGCAGACCACTGCGGTAACCATCAACGGCGCTGGCGCTTCCCCGTCTGTCGTTTCGCTGGGCATGAAGCACACGTTCTGA
- a CDS encoding lytic transglycosylase domain-containing protein has translation MRFIFCLLLFITYAPAANAAKATHRDPAPTIASRGTNDSDFLAARDAFRAGNADKLGYYAKRLKKSPLEIYASYYQLRLDLDDAGARQYPGSVAGKVADFLARPEDTPLVDQLRGEWLKLLGKNRQWDLFDAEYPRLIKEDTELACYALQSRSRIHEPTVLSEAREMWFNGKGLPDNCGALFETALSAGIISEQDVSRRLRLALETGNVSLAKKLAERLSGKLAITAAALDLAAADADRYLENAKLDGKTEGQRIVALFALQRLAKQSPELAEARWTKIAVYFTDAEQHYFYGWLGYEAARKLDTRALQWFKAAAGTPLNERQSAWRVRAALRARDWPAVLAGIDGMDERQQRDTTWQYWKARALQAAGKPDEARKLFASLSGDHNYYGQLAGEELAESQNPPSLAGHGTNQAAPAYKPGKRDIAAMLALPGIQRTLALYRMELRSEALKEWSWTLRNFNDHELLTAAEIARRNKMYDRAIGAANLTVNVHDFGLRYLAPYRDALQAHIRENNLEEAWVYGLMRQESRFVTAARSSAGAAGLMQIMPSTARWVARKMGLKSYRPSLIHQLDTNLRLGTYYMKTVLSWFDGSPVLASAAYNAGPGRARQWRGDAPMEGAIYAETIPFDETRDYVKKVMSNTMYYARLFGDPPRSLKQRMGIVAGKTAENQQAIPDEK, from the coding sequence ATGAGATTCATATTCTGCTTATTGTTGTTCATTACATACGCACCGGCGGCCAATGCCGCAAAGGCGACGCATCGCGACCCTGCTCCAACCATCGCATCCCGTGGCACGAACGACAGCGATTTTCTTGCAGCACGCGATGCATTTCGCGCAGGGAATGCCGACAAACTCGGGTACTACGCAAAACGCCTGAAGAAGTCGCCACTGGAGATTTACGCAAGCTATTATCAATTGCGCCTGGACCTGGACGATGCAGGCGCAAGACAGTACCCGGGATCGGTCGCGGGCAAGGTCGCCGATTTTCTTGCGCGCCCGGAAGACACGCCGCTGGTCGACCAGTTGCGCGGCGAGTGGCTCAAACTGCTCGGCAAGAACCGGCAATGGGATCTGTTCGATGCGGAATACCCGCGCCTGATCAAGGAAGATACGGAACTTGCCTGCTACGCCCTGCAATCGCGCAGCCGCATCCATGAGCCGACCGTATTGAGCGAGGCACGCGAAATGTGGTTCAACGGCAAAGGATTGCCGGATAACTGCGGTGCCTTGTTCGAAACGGCATTATCCGCAGGCATCATCAGCGAACAGGATGTCAGCCGGCGCCTGCGTCTGGCGCTGGAAACGGGCAACGTTTCACTCGCCAAGAAGCTGGCCGAGCGGCTTTCCGGCAAACTGGCGATCACCGCCGCCGCGCTGGATTTGGCTGCAGCGGATGCAGATCGCTATCTGGAGAACGCGAAGCTTGACGGTAAGACCGAGGGGCAGCGCATCGTCGCATTATTCGCCCTGCAACGTCTGGCAAAGCAATCCCCGGAACTCGCCGAAGCGCGCTGGACGAAAATCGCCGTCTACTTTACCGATGCGGAACAGCATTATTTTTACGGCTGGCTGGGTTATGAGGCGGCACGCAAGCTCGATACGCGCGCGCTGCAATGGTTCAAGGCGGCGGCAGGCACCCCGCTCAACGAACGACAATCGGCATGGCGCGTGCGCGCGGCATTGCGCGCCCGGGATTGGCCTGCGGTGCTGGCCGGCATCGACGGCATGGACGAGCGCCAGCAACGTGACACGACCTGGCAATACTGGAAAGCGCGCGCGCTGCAGGCAGCGGGCAAGCCCGATGAGGCACGCAAATTGTTCGCATCGCTCAGCGGCGATCACAATTACTACGGGCAGTTGGCCGGAGAGGAGCTGGCGGAATCGCAGAACCCGCCCTCTTTGGCCGGGCACGGGACGAATCAGGCAGCGCCCGCCTACAAACCCGGCAAGCGGGATATCGCGGCGATGCTGGCCTTGCCGGGGATACAGCGCACCTTGGCACTGTATCGCATGGAGCTGCGCAGCGAGGCACTGAAGGAATGGAGCTGGACATTGCGCAACTTCAACGACCATGAACTATTGACCGCAGCGGAGATCGCGCGACGCAACAAAATGTACGACCGCGCCATCGGTGCCGCCAATCTGACGGTGAACGTGCACGACTTCGGCTTGCGTTATCTTGCGCCCTATCGTGATGCATTGCAGGCGCACATCCGCGAGAACAATCTGGAGGAGGCGTGGGTATATGGATTGATGCGCCAGGAAAGCCGATTCGTCACCGCCGCCCGATCCAGTGCCGGCGCGGCGGGATTGATGCAGATCATGCCTTCGACAGCACGCTGGGTGGCGCGCAAAATGGGGCTCAAAAGCTATCGTCCGTCGCTGATCCACCAGCTCGACACCAATCTGCGTCTCGGCACTTATTATATGAAGACCGTGCTGTCATGGTTCGACGGCAGCCCGGTGCTGGCCTCGGCAGCCTACAATGCAGGGCCGGGACGGGCGCGCCAGTGGCGTGGCGACGCCCCGATGGAAGGGGCCATCTATGCGGAAACCATCCCGTTCGACGAAACGCGCGACTATGTGAAAAAAGTGATGAGCAACACCATGTATTACGCCAGACTGTTCGGCGACCCGCCGCGCTCGTTGAAACAGCGCATGGGGATCGTTGCGGGCAAAACGGCGGAAAACCAGCAGGCGATCCCCGATGAAAAGTAA
- a CDS encoding multifunctional CCA addition/repair protein: protein MKSNAKLYCVGGAVRDRLLGLPVQDRDWVVVGSTPEEMAALGFRPVGADFPVFLHPETHEEYALARTERKTARGYKGFSVYAAPDVTLEQDLLRRDFTINAIAEDQHGHLIDPYGGQADLEAGVLRHVSDAFSEDPVRILRAARFAARFGFRIAPETRQLMCGMVGNGEVDALVAERVWQELARGLMENEPSRFFETLRDCGALARIFPEVDALFGVPQPAHYHPEIDCGIHTMLVVDDAARHGYALEVRYAALTHDLGKATTPRDILPRHIGHELRSVELVKKMSQRLRAPADCRDLALLAARFHSDIHRAAGLRAETIVKLFQSADAWRRPERFAQLLQTCSSDAHGRTGHEHDAYPQAEYLLRMLAVARAVNAGEISRQCHDSVTIAARVQRARIAAIEQSDSYKPMLDDSKKRDRNE, encoded by the coding sequence ATGAAAAGTAACGCAAAACTCTACTGCGTAGGCGGCGCGGTACGCGACCGGCTGCTCGGACTGCCTGTGCAGGATCGCGATTGGGTGGTGGTCGGCAGCACGCCGGAAGAGATGGCCGCGCTCGGCTTCAGGCCGGTCGGCGCAGACTTCCCGGTATTCCTGCACCCCGAGACCCATGAGGAATACGCGCTGGCACGCACCGAGCGCAAGACCGCGCGCGGCTACAAGGGATTCTCGGTCTATGCCGCTCCCGATGTCACGCTGGAGCAGGATCTGTTGCGCCGCGATTTCACGATCAACGCCATTGCCGAAGACCAACATGGCCACCTGATCGACCCTTACGGCGGACAGGCAGACCTGGAGGCGGGCGTGCTGCGCCACGTAAGCGATGCTTTTTCCGAGGATCCGGTGCGCATCCTGCGCGCAGCGCGCTTCGCGGCACGTTTCGGTTTCCGCATCGCACCGGAAACACGGCAGTTGATGTGCGGGATGGTGGGCAACGGCGAAGTGGACGCGCTGGTCGCCGAACGCGTCTGGCAGGAACTTGCACGCGGCCTGATGGAGAATGAACCGTCGCGCTTCTTCGAGACCTTGCGCGACTGCGGCGCGCTGGCCAGAATCTTTCCCGAAGTGGACGCGCTGTTCGGTGTACCGCAGCCGGCACATTACCATCCCGAAATCGACTGCGGCATCCATACCATGCTGGTAGTGGACGATGCGGCACGGCACGGTTACGCGCTGGAAGTACGCTACGCCGCGCTGACCCACGACCTTGGCAAGGCCACCACCCCCAGGGACATCCTGCCGCGACATATCGGCCACGAACTGCGCAGCGTGGAACTCGTGAAGAAGATGTCGCAACGGCTGCGCGCACCGGCCGACTGCCGCGACCTCGCCCTGCTGGCCGCACGCTTCCACAGCGACATCCATCGCGCCGCCGGCCTGCGCGCGGAAACCATCGTCAAACTGTTCCAGTCTGCGGACGCCTGGCGCAGGCCGGAACGTTTCGCGCAATTGCTGCAAACCTGTTCTTCCGATGCACATGGCCGCACCGGCCACGAACACGACGCTTACCCGCAGGCGGAATACCTGTTGCGCATGCTGGCAGTCGCACGGGCGGTGAATGCCGGTGAGATTTCGCGGCAATGCCACGATAGCGTTACAATCGCCGCACGGGTACAGCGCGCCCGTATCGCTGCAATAGAACAATCGGACTCGTACAAACCCATGCTGGATGACAGCAAAAAGAGGGATCGCAATGAATAA
- a CDS encoding class I SAM-dependent methyltransferase, with amino-acid sequence MPANLPAPSDEALAHSIRLCDLIRNDIRNREGWISFARYMELALYAPGLGYYTAGAHKFGEAGDFVTAPELSPLFGRTLARQVTEIMAHSAAHILELGAGSGKLAADMLTELEQLGSLPESYTILEVSADLRDRQQVLLGTRLPHLADRVHWLDALPESFSGAIVANEVLDALPVHLLHLRDSAFAERGVAVGEDGGFVWRERAVNDPQLLQEALRINVPDNYVTEVCPAARGLIGSLAQCLEQGAMLFIDYGFGSREYYHPQRSSGTLMCHYRHHAHDDPFFLPGLQDITAHVNFTDIAESGIDAGMDLMGYTSQAFFLINCGITDLLRDAEPENLRDYLPLSAQLQKLTSPAEMGELFKVMAFGKKLSYPLSGFMRGDLTRML; translated from the coding sequence ATGCCTGCCAATCTGCCTGCTCCCTCCGACGAAGCGCTCGCCCACAGCATCAGGCTATGCGACCTGATCCGCAATGACATCCGAAATCGGGAAGGCTGGATATCCTTTGCGCGTTACATGGAACTGGCGCTGTACGCGCCCGGCCTGGGCTATTACACGGCGGGCGCGCACAAATTCGGCGAAGCGGGTGATTTCGTCACGGCCCCGGAGTTGTCGCCGCTGTTCGGGCGCACGCTGGCCAGGCAGGTGACGGAGATCATGGCGCATAGTGCGGCGCATATCCTGGAACTGGGCGCGGGCAGCGGGAAGCTGGCCGCAGACATGCTCACAGAACTGGAACAGCTCGGCAGCCTTCCGGAAAGCTACACGATCCTGGAGGTGAGCGCCGACTTGCGCGACCGGCAGCAGGTTTTGCTGGGCACGCGCCTGCCGCACCTTGCGGATCGGGTGCATTGGCTGGATGCGTTGCCGGAGAGTTTTTCCGGCGCGATCGTCGCCAATGAAGTGCTCGATGCGCTGCCAGTTCACCTGCTGCATCTGCGCGACAGTGCGTTTGCCGAGCGCGGAGTGGCAGTCGGGGAAGACGGTGGTTTCGTCTGGCGGGAACGTGCGGTCAACGATCCGCAACTGTTGCAGGAAGCGTTGCGGATCAATGTGCCGGACAACTATGTCACGGAAGTCTGTCCCGCCGCACGCGGGCTGATTGGTAGCCTTGCGCAATGCCTGGAGCAGGGGGCGATGTTGTTCATCGACTATGGCTTCGGCTCACGGGAGTATTACCATCCGCAGCGTAGCAGCGGCACGCTGATGTGCCACTACCGCCACCATGCGCACGATGATCCGTTCTTCCTGCCCGGTTTGCAGGACATCACCGCGCATGTCAATTTCACGGATATTGCGGAGAGCGGCATCGATGCGGGCATGGATCTGATGGGCTATACCTCGCAGGCGTTCTTCCTGATCAACTGCGGCATCACCGACCTGCTCCGGGACGCCGAGCCGGAGAACTTGCGCGATTACCTGCCGTTGTCGGCGCAGCTGCAGAAACTCACCAGCCCGGCCGAGATGGGTGAGCTGTTCAAGGTGATGGCATTCGGCAAAAAGCTGTCATACCCGCTGTCCGGATTCATGCGCGGCGATTTGACGCGCATGCTATAG